One stretch of Streptomyces agglomeratus DNA includes these proteins:
- a CDS encoding NAD(P)/FAD-dependent oxidoreductase, which translates to MSDLPRTDSKHKPSDQYDVAILGSGMAGGMLGAVLARNGVKVLLLDAGTHPRFAVGESTIPYTSGMTRLIADRYQVPELKALSSFKGIRKEVSRNCGQKQNFGFVYHREGQPQNPAEVNQLVVPSAIRTETHLFRQDIDAYLFHLAVKYGAHPQLATRIADIEIDPATGAVLRTEQGKEFRASYVVDGSGFRSPLAEKFDLRETPTRARTHSRSLFTHMVGVRPYDRSPNGRQHQQPNPWHNGTLHHVFDGGWLWVIPFDNHEESLNPLCSVGLTLDPRVFPKGDKTPEQEFDDFLKRFPEIAWQFQGAKAVRPWVSTGRLQYSAKQVVGERFCLTSHAAGFIDALYSRGLTNTMELVNALGWRLIAASRDGNWSLDRFSYLESLQQGLFDFHDDLVYSSFVGFRDYELWNAVNRTWMLGTMLGNVMLEDAYFRFDTTRSEQVFHELEQSKHPGSPLPVSAGFNEMGVLTRELCESVEAGTLAPGEAAKRILRHIREADFISPGFKLGHESTRCFNMSPAKMAMNAVWSRREAPPEIGQRMINASKGLVRTRLRDLR; encoded by the coding sequence GTGAGCGACTTGCCGCGCACGGATTCGAAGCACAAGCCGAGCGACCAGTACGACGTGGCGATACTCGGCAGCGGAATGGCCGGTGGCATGCTGGGTGCGGTACTTGCCCGAAACGGTGTCAAGGTCCTGCTGCTCGACGCGGGAACCCACCCGCGATTCGCCGTCGGTGAATCCACCATTCCTTACACCTCAGGTATGACGCGGCTGATCGCCGACCGGTACCAGGTTCCCGAACTGAAGGCGCTTTCCAGCTTCAAGGGAATCCGGAAGGAGGTGTCCCGCAACTGCGGGCAGAAGCAGAACTTCGGATTCGTGTACCACAGGGAGGGGCAGCCGCAGAACCCGGCCGAGGTCAACCAGCTGGTGGTTCCCTCGGCCATCAGGACCGAGACGCACCTGTTCCGCCAGGACATCGACGCGTACCTCTTCCACCTCGCCGTGAAGTACGGCGCGCACCCCCAACTGGCGACCCGCATCGCGGACATCGAGATCGACCCGGCCACCGGCGCCGTGCTGCGCACCGAGCAGGGCAAGGAGTTCCGCGCCAGCTACGTGGTCGACGGCAGCGGCTTCCGCTCGCCGCTCGCGGAGAAGTTCGACCTGCGCGAGACACCGACGCGGGCGCGCACCCACTCCCGCAGCCTCTTCACGCACATGGTCGGGGTACGTCCGTACGACCGCTCGCCCAACGGCCGGCAGCACCAGCAGCCGAATCCGTGGCACAACGGCACGCTGCACCACGTCTTCGACGGCGGCTGGCTCTGGGTCATCCCGTTCGACAACCACGAGGAGTCGCTCAACCCGCTGTGCAGCGTCGGCCTCACGCTCGACCCCCGGGTCTTCCCCAAGGGGGACAAGACCCCTGAGCAGGAGTTCGACGACTTCCTCAAGCGGTTCCCCGAGATCGCCTGGCAGTTCCAGGGCGCCAAGGCCGTCCGCCCCTGGGTGTCGACCGGGCGGCTCCAGTACTCGGCCAAGCAGGTCGTGGGCGAGCGGTTCTGCCTCACCTCGCACGCGGCGGGATTCATCGACGCCCTGTACTCGCGCGGGCTGACGAACACGATGGAGCTGGTCAACGCGCTCGGCTGGCGGCTGATCGCCGCCTCCCGCGACGGCAACTGGTCGCTGGACCGGTTCTCCTACCTGGAAAGCCTCCAGCAGGGGCTCTTCGACTTCCACGACGACCTCGTCTACAGCTCCTTCGTGGGATTCCGCGACTACGAGCTGTGGAACGCCGTCAACCGCACCTGGATGCTCGGCACCATGCTCGGCAACGTGATGCTGGAGGACGCGTACTTCCGGTTCGACACCACCCGCAGCGAGCAGGTCTTCCACGAGCTCGAACAGAGCAAGCACCCCGGATCGCCGCTGCCGGTGAGCGCCGGATTCAACGAGATGGGTGTTCTCACCCGCGAGTTGTGCGAATCGGTGGAAGCCGGAACGCTCGCGCCCGGCGAGGCGGCGAAGCGAATTCTCCGGCACATCAGGGAGGCCGACTTCATCTCGCCCGGGTTCAAGCTCGGCCATGAGAGCACCCGTTGCTTCAATATGAGCCCCGCCAAAATGGCGATGAATGCCGTCTGGTCCCGCAGGGAAGCACCGCCGGAAATCGGCCAGCGGATGATCAACGCAAGCAAGGGGCTCGTACGGACACGGCTGCGCGACCTCAGGTGA
- a CDS encoding AAA family ATPase, with amino-acid sequence MRLVGLDRELSELSELLHACARGEGGGAAVIGGAIGCGKTELLTTLKNKASAEGFLVLGAVGSWAERRSPGSVLKQLLRSAGAPPGAAALLDSVCRTRGACAEETGDVLQTLDAATTDALHQLRAEVVRAAEEVPVLLCVDDVQFTDPLSLHWLLQLIRQLREARVVLALTECPLSRPAHPQLHAELLRQPNYLGLTLGTLSPDLVATLLARHLGTAPARNFADRCHSVSGGNPLLVRALLEDSRHVDGAATPVVGDTYGDTLVSCLHGGRPTLLRLTQALAVLDGDIRAPGLLARLTGQETAAVVRGTRALETAGFLDGIRLRHPVAAQAVLEGLSAAERTALHREAAVLCYEEGVAATRTARHLRACAGEGNGSWPWAVPVLREAAERHLNANRVADAHSCLEAALRFGADDGERVALRALLASTAWMLNPSISAPHLGELGVALSDGRLPVRHALMLAKYLLWHGRFDEAVRAVAQMDDLDEHADPGSAAEVRATWELLSVTYPVVVAPARGGPVSDDPRTLGAMALSSVLAHGPSEAAVADAETAMRAMRLGKHTQEWLMCAVAALSFADRPDAAASWCDHWLEEARARQVPLWAAEFASLRAGIALRQGDLVRARTLAEAALAQVPADSWGVCIGGPLANLVQAATDTGDFAAAAEYLAQPVPDGMFSSRFGLYYLHARGCYHMETGRPYAALDDFTRCGELMMRWGFDQPALVPWRSSAARAHLALSDMPSARELATEQAELAGEGLSRARGVSLRVLAATSGPADRAGLLADAVDNFRSCGDRFQLSGALAELGRTHALLGQPSRARGALDEADLLARECGGGTPSPEPGPGSLAAAAGGNALDRLSRAERRVVALAAHGRTNKEIAEKLNVTVSTVEQHLTKVFRKLGIRTRRELPEKYFLEAAAR; translated from the coding sequence ATGCGCCTGGTCGGACTGGACCGCGAACTGTCCGAGCTTTCCGAGCTGCTCCACGCCTGCGCCCGCGGCGAGGGCGGCGGCGCCGCGGTGATCGGCGGAGCCATCGGCTGCGGCAAGACGGAACTGCTCACCACCCTGAAGAACAAGGCGTCGGCGGAGGGCTTCCTGGTACTGGGAGCCGTCGGCTCCTGGGCGGAGCGCCGGTCGCCCGGCAGTGTGCTGAAGCAGCTGCTGCGGTCGGCCGGCGCTCCGCCGGGAGCCGCGGCGCTGCTCGACAGCGTCTGCCGGACCCGCGGGGCCTGCGCCGAGGAGACCGGCGACGTCCTCCAGACGCTGGACGCCGCCACCACGGACGCCCTGCACCAGTTGCGTGCCGAGGTCGTCCGGGCCGCCGAAGAAGTCCCCGTGCTGCTGTGCGTGGACGACGTACAGTTCACCGATCCGCTGTCCCTGCACTGGCTGCTCCAGCTGATCCGGCAGCTGCGGGAGGCGCGCGTGGTGCTGGCACTCACCGAGTGCCCGCTGTCCCGGCCCGCCCATCCGCAGCTGCACGCCGAACTGCTCCGTCAGCCCAACTACCTCGGTCTGACGCTCGGAACGCTGTCGCCGGACCTGGTCGCCACCCTGCTGGCCCGTCACCTCGGCACGGCCCCGGCCCGGAACTTCGCCGACCGGTGCCACAGCGTCAGCGGCGGCAACCCCCTGCTCGTCAGGGCCCTGCTAGAGGACTCCCGCCATGTCGACGGCGCGGCCACACCGGTGGTCGGGGACACCTACGGCGACACGCTGGTCAGCTGCCTGCACGGCGGGCGCCCCACCCTGCTGAGGCTCACCCAGGCGCTGGCCGTGCTCGACGGGGACATCCGCGCGCCCGGCCTCCTGGCGCGGCTCACCGGCCAGGAGACAGCCGCCGTCGTCCGCGGCACGCGGGCGCTGGAGACGGCCGGTTTCCTCGACGGGATCCGGCTGCGGCATCCCGTCGCCGCACAGGCGGTGCTGGAGGGACTGAGCGCCGCCGAGCGGACCGCCCTGCACCGTGAGGCCGCGGTCCTGTGCTACGAGGAGGGCGTCGCCGCCACCCGGACCGCCCGTCACCTGCGGGCCTGCGCCGGGGAGGGCAACGGGTCCTGGCCGTGGGCGGTGCCCGTCCTGCGCGAGGCCGCCGAACGGCACCTGAACGCCAACCGGGTGGCGGATGCCCATTCCTGCCTGGAGGCGGCCCTGCGCTTCGGGGCCGACGACGGCGAACGGGTCGCCCTGCGGGCCCTGCTGGCCTCCACCGCCTGGATGCTCAACCCGTCGATCAGCGCCCCTCACCTCGGTGAGCTGGGCGTCGCCCTCAGCGACGGCCGGCTCCCGGTCCGCCACGCGCTGATGCTGGCCAAGTACCTGCTGTGGCACGGCCGGTTCGACGAGGCGGTGCGCGCCGTCGCGCAGATGGACGACCTGGACGAACACGCCGATCCGGGCTCCGCGGCGGAGGTACGGGCCACCTGGGAGCTGCTGTCCGTCACCTACCCGGTGGTCGTGGCCCCGGCGCGCGGCGGTCCGGTGAGCGACGATCCGCGCACGCTCGGAGCGATGGCGCTGTCGAGCGTGCTGGCGCACGGCCCCAGCGAGGCCGCGGTCGCCGACGCCGAGACGGCGATGCGCGCCATGCGGCTCGGCAAGCACACCCAGGAGTGGCTGATGTGCGCGGTGGCCGCGCTGTCGTTCGCCGACCGGCCGGACGCCGCCGCCAGCTGGTGCGACCACTGGCTGGAGGAGGCACGGGCCCGCCAGGTGCCGCTGTGGGCCGCCGAGTTCGCGTCGCTGCGGGCCGGCATCGCGCTGCGCCAGGGGGACCTGGTACGGGCCCGGACGCTGGCCGAGGCTGCGCTGGCCCAGGTGCCGGCGGACAGCTGGGGCGTGTGCATCGGAGGCCCGCTGGCCAATCTCGTGCAGGCGGCCACCGACACCGGGGACTTCGCGGCCGCCGCCGAGTACCTGGCGCAACCGGTGCCCGACGGCATGTTCTCAAGTCGTTTCGGACTGTACTACCTGCACGCCAGGGGGTGCTACCACATGGAGACGGGCCGCCCGTACGCCGCCCTCGACGACTTCACGCGCTGCGGCGAGCTCATGATGCGCTGGGGGTTCGACCAGCCGGCCCTGGTGCCCTGGCGCAGCAGCGCCGCGCGGGCGCACCTGGCCCTGTCGGACATGCCGTCGGCCCGTGAACTCGCGACGGAGCAGGCGGAACTCGCGGGGGAGGGGCTCTCACGGGCGCGCGGCGTCTCGCTGCGGGTGCTCGCCGCGACGAGCGGCCCCGCCGACCGCGCCGGTCTGCTGGCGGACGCGGTGGACAACTTCCGCTCCTGCGGCGACCGCTTCCAGCTCTCCGGGGCGCTGGCCGAGCTGGGCCGTACACACGCTCTCCTCGGACAGCCCTCGCGGGCCCGGGGCGCGCTGGACGAGGCGGATCTGCTGGCACGGGAGTGCGGGGGCGGTACGCCGTCGCCCGAACCGGGCCCGGGGAGCCTCGCGGCCGCGGCCGGCGGGAATGCGCTGGACCGGCTGAGCCGGGCGGAGCGCCGGGTGGTCGCCCTCGCCGCGCACGGCCGGACCAACAAGGAGATCGCCGAGAAGCTGAACGTCACCGTGAGCACGGTCGAACAGCACCTCACCAAGGTCTTCCGGAAGCTGGGAATCCGGACGCGGAGAGAACTGCCGGAGAAGTACTTCCTGGAAGCGGCAGCGAGATGA